From the genome of Denticeps clupeoides chromosome 4, fDenClu1.1, whole genome shotgun sequence, one region includes:
- the them4 gene encoding acyl-coenzyme A thioesterase THEM4 codes for MWRAASRLGAAVGPGRQPTRALAMSPWPFSATPRDYSVPNESWSREMRRLFDHYSCLCDTEEQQQSAGWCKFPSYNRSLKHAAGGKYLSKMVQAKARLFTRNIEEPGAGFEYAVFLNKQEKTSVTIFQPGHLLEGPPGHLHGGAIATIIDSSTGTLAGALLGPSMTANLNINYRSPIPLGNVVLIHCKVDQTEGRKTFMSCQITSSDGDKLHTEATGLFLSINLGRLFGA; via the exons ATGTGGCGGGCGGCTTCCCGGCTGGGTGCCGCCGTCGGTCCGGGCCGGCAGCCCACCCGCGCCCTCGCC ATGTCGCCGTGGCCCTTCTCCGCCACGCCGCGGGACTACAGCGTCCCCAACGAGTCGTGGAGCCGGGAGATGCGGAGGCTGTTCGACCACTACAGCTGCCTGTGCGACacggaggagcagcagcagtccGCGGGGTGGTGCAAGTTCCCCAGCTACAACCGCAGCCTGAAGCACGCCGCTG GTGGAAAGTATCTCAGTAAAATGGTTCAGGCGAAGGCTCGCCTCTTTACGCGGAACATCGAGGAACCGGGGGCAGGGTTCGAGTACGCTGTGTTCTTGAACAAGCAGGAGAAGACGTCCGTGACCATCTTTCAGCCTGGACACCTGCTGGAAGGCCCGCCTGG acatcttcatgGTGGCGCCATTGCCACCATCATTGACTCCTCCACTGGAACACTTGCTGGCGCTCTGTTAGGACCAAGCATGACTGCTAATCTTAACATCAACTACCGCAG CCCTATCCCTCTGGGAAATGTGGTACTGATACACTGTAAGGTTGACCAGACAGAAGGTCGCAAAACATTCATGTCCTGTCAGATCACCAGCTCCGATGGAGACAAGCTCCACACAGAGGCCACAG GGTTATTTCTGTCCATAAATCTGGGACGGTTATTTGGAGCATGA